The DNA window TCATAGCAAGTCCATTAGTGATAGCTGCAGCATATTGGTTCCAAAAATTGGGGTCAACATTCATGGCCCTAGCTGCCAAATCTTTCTGGAACATCTCGGAGAACTTGAGAGCATCGCCACCGAGCAAAGCCATGGGGTTTTCCACAGAGAGGCGTCGGCCGCGACGTGCAGGGGCATTATTCCACATGTGAGTCCCCATGTGAACCTGCAGAGTGAACAGGGACAAGAAGCACCCTCAAGTTAGCACATTCTGGTGAGGTGTCTAGCCTGAAATGCTGTTACTTAGAGTAGcacttgcttttttaaaataatgcctTTTAATTCgcatggaaaaaaaccaattCCAGTAAGGACACAGTTCTAAGGTCCAGTCAGCCCACACAAAGAAAACTCAGATCCATAGTAGTTTTTCAATGTGCATTTGATTCTTCTCAGTACAAACAAACAGTGCTGCAAGACTAAAGGCTACATTCTCTCTTGGGTTAGACAATTTCACATGCAAGCTGGAAGACCTCACATACTGAAGATTACTAAGGGCATTACTCATACTAGGAGATGGgtggtttttcccttttccttttttcatcctgtctgttttcatgttttatctCATGTCAGAAGCACTGATTAATTTGataaatttagtatttttaaaaaggacatttaAAATGTCCTTTGATGAGTCCTGATGGTTAATCAAACGGCAGGAATAGGAGTGATCACTCCTGTAGTAACCTATTGTAAATCTGTGAGAAACAGCTTTCCACTATGCAATGGCTGCAAAGTGgaatagaaaatagaaactgGGGAGGCACCCAAGGAGCTGAGCAAACTCTGTGTTTCTGGTTtatagcaaaattattttgcattgaTGGTCCATGAGAACCCTCAGAACATGTCCACCAGCTGACTGATTGTGCCATCACATCTGTCAGAACTACAACATGCCTGCATGTACACCCggaaaaagttttaaagtttgcATCATTGCACAGCCACTTTCCAGGCCTTATCTTCTACACAGTGGAAGCATAATGACCACCACTGTACAGCAAGCATTTCCTTGAAGCTCCCTTCTCCCCTGTCTTTGGGACAAACACTTAGCACTAAAACTTGCTGAATTCAAGAGCAATGCTCTTTAACCCACCCTCCCCAAGCCTTTACAGTTTTATGTGGCCTCTTACCTTAAGATTCCCCTTTGTGGTAAAAGCTCTACCACAGATTGTGCAACCAAATGGTTTTTCACCGGTATGGGTGCGCTCGTGTATCTGCAGTGCACTTGCTGAGGAGAAGGTCTTCCCGCACGACTGACAGTTGTGCTGCTTGGGAGTCCGGCGAGGTGGGGGTGCCAGCATAGGGGTGATCCCCGGACTCATCACTGTCTGTGGTGCAGCAGGAACCTGGATTCCAGCTGGAAGCGAGGGAACCTCACCCAAAGAGATCGGCTTGCTGTGACCATTCACTTCCATTTTGATCATGGTAGGTGCTGTACTGGTGACCAGGCTAGGAGTACTTTGGCTGGGACCTAGAGTAAAGTTGGGTTCAAATAACTGAGAAGGCAGCTCTTTTAATTTGTGTGTCAGTAAGTGCTGTTTTAAATTACCCATAGTGGAACACCCACGACTGCAGACTGTACAAACAAATGGACGTTCTTTAGTATGGCTGCGGTAGTGAATTTCCAATGCACTCTTACAAGCAAAAGGCTTGCCACAGATATTACAAACAGTACTTTTAAACTTACCACGTTCTCTGTTCAGGAACAGCAGACTAAATGGAGCCTCCTCTTTGATGACCGGTCTTCCCGGGTTGGTGGATGTCAGGTCTAATGCGCCTCCATTTTCAGTTGTGGGTGGCGGACTGTCtggtttttctgtctttaattgTATTTCTTGTGGCTCTTCCTGGTTACTGAGACCAGGGGACTTTGATCTGAAACTTTCACTATTGCTATTCACAGGAGACAAAGCTTGCATGGAGGAAGAAGACTCAGACATTGCAGGGCTGCCTGCACTCTGGCTTTCAAGATCACCAACTGCTGATGAAGAGTCATTGCTCAAATGGTCACTTTCCCCTGATCCATTTTCTATGGATTTTAAACTGGTCAGCTGCTGACAGTTCATGACAGAATCAATCATTTTCATTTGATTCTCCAAAGCAGCAATACTGGAGATCACAGAAGGTGGTGAAGAAGGACATGACCCAGAGTAAGAGATAAGGGGTTTGGATGAATCACTTGCCGTGTCCTTTAGTTCTGGGTCTTCTTCCATAGAATTTTCATCAATGTCATCATCGAAGCTGCTCAGTGTGTCGACATTCTTCTCATCATAGGAAAGCTCTGAGTCCATGGCATCCTGGAAGCCCTCTGGTAGTGGTGTGTTAGGAATTTGCCCACCCATATGCATACGAATGTGCTGCTGAAGAACAACCGCATTTGTAAATTTCTTCTGACAAATGGGACATGAGTGCTGTACTCTAAGTGGTGGCTTTGCTCGATGAActccaaaatgtgtttttagaTTGCCTTTTGTAGTAAAGGCACGTCCacaaattttgcatttaaatggtCTTTCTCCTGTATGTGTTCTGTAATGCATCTTGAGAGCACTCTGACAACTAAGCACACGGTGACAAATGACACATTGATTCGGATCTGTCATCTTCTTATCAATGTTCTCCACTAGCTGTTGAAGTTTTGAGGTTTCTGATGTTTGCATAGAGTCTAGCAGACCACCAAATGGAAACTTTGCCTTAAACTGGTCAGACACTGCTGGAAGCACAGGGTTTGGGAGGCTTGTTGCAACACTGCTGTCTTTAACCACCGTAGGAATTGAAGatgtggcagctgcagaaacttGCCCACCTGCAGAAAGGTCCCCGAGCCGTGTGCTCGTGGGAGGCAGAGTGATAGGTTCTGTCTTGGTCAGAGATGAGCCACTCTGAACAGGCTGTGGGGATTCAGCAGATGCTGGAACGCCTGACTCAGAAGTGTTGAGGCTCGGGGATAGAGAAGTGCATTCACTGGAGGCAGGAGAAGGCCTCTGGGGTGACCTGCTCATAGGAGTGATACTTGGAGAGTCTCCATAACTGTTCACACCAGCTATAGTGGGGGGCAGCTGGAGCCCGATGGAAGTCGGGACAGTTGGTAAAACAGGTTTACTGTCTAACCACGTTGTAACCGGCTTTTCAGGGGGCAGTGACATCCCATACGGGATCCCAGAGCAGGTGGGCACGTTATCGAGGTATTCTGGAACAGGATAAGGGTTCATCTGAATATGAGGGTATTTCTCTTTATGCCTCTGAAAATGAACTTTCAGGTTGCCCTTTGTGGAAAAGCGGTTTCCACATATGTTACACTTAAAAGGTCTTTCGCCTGTATGCGAACGGAGGTGAATCTGTAAAGCACTGTCACTTCCAAAGACCTTGGCACAAAATCGGcatttatgtttaaaaaaggGATCCTCAGAACTTGATTTGGGTTCAAATACTGACACATTTGGTGGCTTTCCTTTGCGGTGCTTCATAAGGGCGGACAGAGGATCGAGCGCATTAGCAGTTGCAGCGATGCTAACCAGCGGATTGGGGAAGATCACGCTATTTGATGAAGTCTGAGGTAGAAGTGGGTTTGGCAGGCTGGATACTGAGGTTAGGCTTCCATGTCCCATTGAAGGTGGAGTTGAAGCATTCTGGGGCTGTGAAGCACTGTTAGAAGCATTTGACACAGAAATGGGAGTTATGGACGTAATTGCATTTGAGGAGGAAGGTACACCTGATTCAGGCAGGGCAGAAGAGCCACTACTGGATATATTGGGTGTACTTGTTCCAGATGTAGGTCTCGAGATATGCTGAGAGCTGTCAAAGGCAGTGGGCTGTCCACTGGTGGCCTGCCCCACAATGGCAGAAGGAATGACTGCAGTGAGCTGGACGGCAGCGCTGGTGGCAAACCCCTGCAGCTGATTGGAGGCCTGCCCGGGACCACCCTGGGCAGCCACGATCTGGGTGAGGGATGGTCGCAGGGGTTGGCGGTTCATCATTGCCACCTGACTGCGGATCTGCTCgatcagctggagctggtgaatctgctgctgctgcagggccatgAGCTGCTCCAGAATCATGGGGATGGCCACAGCCGTCACCCCACTGCTGATGCTTGTGGAAGCAGTGGCCCGTGCGCTCTGTGAGAACTGCGCAACTGCCACTTTCGTGCTCAGCAGAGTCTCTAGTGTGACGTTGGTGTTTGGCATGTTATAGCTTGTCATGGAAGATGGTTCAGGGATCTGAGGTAGAGGAGTAGCTGTGTTTGAGGTGCCTTGATTCTGGAAacttttctctgcagaagttTCTATCTCCATTggctcttcttccttttctgtgttttttaccTCAGAGCTGTCATTGTTTTCTGCTTGGACGCCTTCTTCAGCGGCTTCACTCTCTGCCTGGTCACTGGGAGAGCTCGCGGGTGAGGGATCAGGGAATTCCTCAGCAGGGGGTGGAGCTGGTTCATCTTCATTGACAATCAGCACCAGGGGGTTTTTAGTGCAGCTCTTCTTGTGCTCCAGGAAGTCAGTCCACTTGAAGAACTCGGCGCAGCACTTCTCACAGACGTTGGTTTCTTCGCTTCCGCTCCTGCTCTCATTCCCACTATCACCGTCATCCGCTCCTTCTCCCGGGACTGCTAGAAAATCGAAAGATTGTATCAGCCAATGACTTGTGAGACAACTCTccctacatttaaaaattttgcaCATAagtaaaatcaatattttttattttgtacaaaTTGCCCCACTTCAACATTTCTGAGGTCCCAGCATGTGTATTCTATGACTCTTTCTACCTAGCTAATCATTTTCTTAGCACAATCCATCAAATTATGAGGTGCTATCATTTGTGGATACTGCTTCTTAATGAAATTCCATAGAAGCCATTGATTTCCAATATTTTCATACAATTCACAGCACCTTGTCTGTTTGGTACAAAGCAAGCTTTCGATGGACTCATTAGGATTCCCCTTTACCATCAAGCTTCCTCATTTCCAGCAAAATTAGAGATGCCTTTGCCAGTTCACTTAACATTGCTAAACTAATCTGTAACCTTTCAAACTCAAATCAGCACCTGACAGGACAAACTGGGCCTCTGTTACTCAAGTGTGGTCCTGGACTACCTAGATTTATTATCTTTATACAGTGTTGAGACACCATGAATTTAATGTAATTCTGTATAACCTTTTAAATCAATAAGCATTTATTTAACTTAAGAATTTTCAATGAAATGAATTCAGTTATAAAAGTAACATGGGAGTGTAAGCACTTTTAGCATTTTGACTTGGAACATAAACTAGCATTATGTCTTTTTGCACGTTGCTTGTAAATGCTGTTAAATGCTGCTGAAATTAGCAGTTCTGTGATACATAAACTGGATGCCCTATATCCTAGCCATAGAATACTGTTAATACTTAATACTATTAATTGGTTCTGTCATATGCAATATTTCTCTAGCAAAAATCACACTAAATTGCATGTTATTGCCATTAGCCAATAGAGTTCATTTTAGGCAAAGAAGAGGTTTATTAACAAACCagatattatatatttaaagttCATTTGCATTGACATGTTTAACATGAGAATATCAATGTTGTAGTCAGGCACACTTTTTGTACCTATTTTCATCTTTCCTCATAGAAAGACTCAACAAATTATATGCTTGTGCCATAGTGGAAAACCCACTAATTGGTTACACATGTTTAATTACTGTTGTAGGCAGCTACTTCCTCTGACTCACATTACCCTCTTGTGCCGAATAACAAGCACATTAAATGAACAGAATTCTAATTCACACCTGATCAAATAAATAGCTGCACAGGAAGGAGAAATCAACATACAATAacattttttgggtttttttagtggtggttattttttgtttgtttgtttgggttttttttttttgtttgttttttggtttttttggtgtttttttttggtttggtttggttttttttttttttttttttttttttttttttttttttttttttttttctcatgtcaGGGAGAAGGAATGTAGGTAATTACTTGGGTTCCATTTGCTGCTCTGGACATAACTGCTTTTTGTCAGCCCACAGATCGAGTGACAACAGCAAATCAGTTCGGCAGAAGAGAATGACAGCTGTAAATCAGTTTTTGTTATGTGTATTTGAGTATGTGAGAAAAGTGGCTTTGAGTCTTCTTGCCATatcaataatttattattttgctaCTGAAAGAGAACATACTAGGATGTctattagtttattttcttttatactcAGAAAGAATGCTCAGCCAAAACCCTGTGCTAAGGTTTCAATTAAACCCTGTGCTAACGTTTCAATATTCTATTTCTCTATGAGAGATGTGGTCACGtaattgaaacagaaaacaaaaagaatgttttctgcAATCGTGGGATCCCAAGTTGCACTCTTATTTATCTGGATCTTCAACCAGTTTTTATACAACTAACACCATAATCCAACATCAGGAAAAAGATTGtgcaagtaaaaaataaaagagccGACAATTAACAAGTTCTTCTACTAATTCCTGCCATGGTATTAGAATGCTGGTAGTCTAAGCATCCTGCCAGAGCAAGAAATGTAGTATGTATCTGTAATGAGGTTGAGCATGGCTAGAAGCAAAGACATAGCTGATTTGTATTGAAGATAGGCAGAGTAAGCAAATAAAGTGTCCAATACTGTTTCTACTAAAATGAATGGCAACACTACCATTGACTTTGGTAGATGCAGGATTTGGCTAACACCCTCAATACCCCATGTTTAGTATGAACAAAACTTGAGGCATGTTTCTGGTATGAACATACCCGGAACTGTTACAGAAcgcctaaaaaaaaaaaattgccaagaaATTGAGAACTTATCATTTCAGCAGAaacacttacaaaaaaaaaaaaaaaggtagctgtggaaaataaaaggaaagcgAAATCTTGAGATGTTCCggttgcttttaaaaaagagattttacaGAACATTCACTATAAAA is part of the Vidua chalybeata isolate OUT-0048 chromosome 1, bVidCha1 merged haplotype, whole genome shotgun sequence genome and encodes:
- the SALL3 gene encoding sal-like protein 3, producing the protein MSRRKQAKPQHLKSDEELQAEVVSEHAVPGEGADDGDSGNESRSGSEETNVCEKCCAEFFKWTDFLEHKKSCTKNPLVLIVNEDEPAPPPAEEFPDPSPASSPSDQAESEAAEEGVQAENNDSSEVKNTEKEEEPMEIETSAEKSFQNQGTSNTATPLPQIPEPSSMTSYNMPNTNVTLETLLSTKVAVAQFSQSARATASTSISSGVTAVAIPMILEQLMALQQQQIHQLQLIEQIRSQVAMMNRQPLRPSLTQIVAAQGGPGQASNQLQGFATSAAVQLTAVIPSAIVGQATSGQPTAFDSSQHISRPTSGTSTPNISSSGSSALPESGVPSSSNAITSITPISVSNASNSASQPQNASTPPSMGHGSLTSVSSLPNPLLPQTSSNSVIFPNPLVSIAATANALDPLSALMKHRKGKPPNVSVFEPKSSSEDPFFKHKCRFCAKVFGSDSALQIHLRSHTGERPFKCNICGNRFSTKGNLKVHFQRHKEKYPHIQMNPYPVPEYLDNVPTCSGIPYGMSLPPEKPVTTWLDSKPVLPTVPTSIGLQLPPTIAGVNSYGDSPSITPMSRSPQRPSPASSECTSLSPSLNTSESGVPASAESPQPVQSGSSLTKTEPITLPPTSTRLGDLSAGGQVSAAATSSIPTVVKDSSVATSLPNPVLPAVSDQFKAKFPFGGLLDSMQTSETSKLQQLVENIDKKMTDPNQCVICHRVLSCQSALKMHYRTHTGERPFKCKICGRAFTTKGNLKTHFGVHRAKPPLRVQHSCPICQKKFTNAVVLQQHIRMHMGGQIPNTPLPEGFQDAMDSELSYDEKNVDTLSSFDDDIDENSMEEDPELKDTASDSSKPLISYSGSCPSSPPSVISSIAALENQMKMIDSVMNCQQLTSLKSIENGSGESDHLSNDSSSAVGDLESQSAGSPAMSESSSSMQALSPVNSNSESFRSKSPGLSNQEEPQEIQLKTEKPDSPPPTTENGGALDLTSTNPGRPVIKEEAPFSLLFLNRERGPSQSTPSLVTSTAPTMIKMEVNGHSKPISLGEVPSLPAGIQVPAAPQTVMSPGITPMLAPPPRRTPKQHNCQSCGKTFSSASALQIHERTHTGEKPFGCTICGRAFTTKGNLKVHMGTHMWNNAPARRGRRLSVENPMALLGGDALKFSEMFQKDLAARAMNVDPNFWNQYAAAITNGLAMKNNEISVIQNGGIPQLPVSLGGGAIPPLSNLTGGMDKARTGSSPPIVSLDKASSETGASRPFTRFIEDNKEIGIN